The Lycium barbarum isolate Lr01 chromosome 4, ASM1917538v2, whole genome shotgun sequence nucleotide sequence TGGAGTTTGCGGATGACCTAATTCTATTTTCTAGTGGCAGGAGAAAGACAATCAACATGATCATGAGAACGCTGGCCGAATATGAAACTGCTCCCGACAAAAGGTGAACAAGGAGAAAAGCTGTGTAATTGTAGCCTCTGGGATACTAAGACAGATCAATACGCAGCAGAAGAAGTTCCCGTCAAATATCTGGGGTATCCATTGATTGATGGTAAATATAAGATTTGCCACTTCTCGGAGCTAATCAGCAAGGTGACAAGCAGAGTTAGGGgatacaataataacaacaacaacatacccagttggattacacaatgtggggtctggggagggtaaagtgtacgcagaccttacccccactttggaaggtagggaggttgtttccgaaagaccctcggctcaaaagaaaataagGAAAACAAGGGAAAAAAGTTAGATacggacaagcaaatcaaaaccatgtgaaaatgagaaatagcaagagcaacgaagtcatgataaaataGCAAAGATAGACAAGACCAACGAAGTAGGATAAAAATTCTCCTAATACGAGAAAGGAAACCTCGCAGTCCTCCACTAGTCCTCTACACTAATACTCGACATCCACCCCCTCCTATCACcgatcatgtcctcggtaagctggagtaacgtcctgccgaatcacctctccccaggccttctttggcctacccctccgTCTCTTCAGGCCCACTACTGCCATCCTCTCACACCTCTTCACTGGCGCATCCACGCTCTGTTGTACGTGGCCGAACCATCTCAACCtcccttcccgcatcttatccaccaCAGGGGCCACACCCATTTTATCCcgaatcctatctctcctggtatgcccgcacatccatctcagcatccgcatcttagctaccttcatcttctggatATGCGCTTTCTTAACTGGACAGCATTCCGTCCCATACAATATAGCCGATCTAACCAtcgctttgtagaactttccctttagaatatgcggcaccttcttatcacacaacaccCTTGATGCGAGCTTTcatttcatccatcccgctccaatacgatgtgtgacatcgtcGTCAATCTCGCCAGTCCCTTGGATGGTCGATCCTaggtacttgaaactttctttcttcgCGATTACCTGAGTATCCAGTTGCACATCCTCGTTCTCTACTTGACTCCCattactgaacttgcactctaagtactctgtcttagtTCTGCTCAACTTGAAACCCTTCGACTCCAGAGTCTGTCGCCAAACCTCCAGTCTCGCGTTAACACTGCTCCACGACTCGTCAATAAGCACAATGTCATCTGAAAACAACATGCACCACGGTACCTCTCCTTGAATGTGGCTTGTCAAAGCATCCATTTCCACAACAAATAGAACGGGATAAGCACGGACCCCTGGTGTAGGCCCATTGTGACTAGAAAGTGTTCCGAGTCACCTCCAACCGTCCTCACTCGAGttttggctccatcatacatgtccttaatcgctctaatgtatgctacaggaACACCTCAAGCTTCCAGACATCTCCACAGCACCTCTCTTGGGACTTCTCAAGGCCGATAAACACCATGTGCAAGTCAGTCTTCTTATCCCTATACTGCTTCACCAACCTCATCACTaggtgaatggcttctgtagtcgaacgccccggcatgaatccaaactggttctccgAAATAGAAACTAACTTCCTCGTCCTCACTCCCACCActctctcccaaactttcatCGTATGGCTCAACAACTTGATACCCCTATAGTTGTTGCAGTTATGAATATCCCTCTTGTTTTTATACAACGGGATCATGGTGCTCTATATCCACTCTTCAGGCATCCCCGTCGTCCTAAAAATAACATTCAACAACTGCGTAAGCCACTCCAAGCCTCCCTACTCGCATTCTTCCAAAGTTCTACCGATATTTCATCTGGCCCGGTCGTCCTCTCCCTGCTCATCTTCCCCATAACCCCCTCGACCTCTTCAACTTTGGCCCGCTTGCAGTATCCAAAATTGCAGCGGCTCTCAGAGAGCTCTAATTCGCCTACAACGATGTCCCGGGCCTTCTCTTCGTTCAAGAGCTTATGAAAGTAGGACTGCTATCTTCGTCTAATAAGGGCATCCTCCACCAAAACTTCCCCTATCTCGTATTTGATACACTTCAGTTGATACAAGTCCCGagcctttctctctctctcactctGGCTAGCCTGTATAACTTCTTGTCCCCATTTTTTTCCCCCAAATCTTCATACAAGAGTCCAAAAGCAGCCGTCTTAGCCGTCATAACTACTAACTTCACCTCCTTCCTCGCCTTCTTATACAACTCCCTGTTAGTCCTCTTCTCTTCCTCGTCTGTGCTCTCTACTAGCTTTAGATACGTTGCTTTCTTAGCTTTCACTTTACCTTGTACCTCTCCGTTCCACCACCAGTCTCCTTTGTGTTTGCTAGAGTAACCCTGATGTTAGCAGCCGTCGTAGTCCACATACTACTCACATCCCCGCTACTCCTCCAGGCTCCTAACGCCCTCAACCACTCCCCCAGCTCCTGGGAATTGTCTTTGTTCAAAGCGTCCTACCTAATCTTCGGCTGACCCAATACGACCCTCTTTCTCCTCTTCCTTTTTATCTCCAGGTCCataaccaagagcctatgttggGTCGTGAAGTTCTCGCTCAGGATAACCTTGCAGTTCGTACATAAACGTCTACCGCACTTACGGGAGAGTAGGTAATTAATTTGGGTCTTGGCCCTCGTGCTCCGAAAGGAGACCAAGTGCTCTTCCCTCTTCTAAAAACTAGAGTTCGCTATCAACAAATCGAAAGCTCTTGCGAAATCCAACAGTACTGTACCTCCCTCATTTCTATCTCCAAACCcgaagcctccatgcacatcatcgtATCCCCTAGCCGACGTCCCGATGTGACCATTGAAATCACCACCAAGAAAAAGCTTCATTGAGTGCGAAAAACTCCGCACAacctcgtccaaatcctcccaggATTGCCTTTTGATCTCCTCATCCTGGCTCGTCTGCGGTGCGTAAGCGCTAACCACGTTtaaagtatgccctccaactacTATATTAATAATCATCAGTCTATCACTTACCTTCCTGACCCCTACCACCAGATCACGGAGCTCTCTGTCAACCAGAATGCCAACTCCGTTCTTGACCTTCGGGCCTCCTAAGAATCACAACTTAAACCCATCTACATCCCGAGCCCTATCTCCCACCTATCTAGACTCCTGGACACATGTTATATTGATCTTCCTCTTCTCAAGAATCTTCGTCAACTCTATAGACTTCCCCGTCAGTGTGCCAATGTTCCAGGGCCCAATTCTCAGTCTAGCTGCTCTCTTTCCGCCGTTAACCCTCTTCTTACCTCCCACCTCTCCGCTCCCTTGAGGACATGACCTTACTCTACCATCATCCACCGCAGCCACTATAATAAAGGTCTAGCTAAGGTGGCGCCAACACTATACAAGCAGAAAATAGAACTACAGGGAGTAAAAATACAGGAATAACTTCGTTAAAACGATGGAACACCAGAAAAATTAACTAACTATAGCCGGAGCTACCAATTCCAGGCTGGACAGAACCTGAAATAGTTGCTAAGTAGTGCTTCTGCTGCTGTCGAAACACTGTTGTTGGTCGCCCGTGCCGGAGTTACTGTTCGCCGGAGTTACTGTTCACCGGCGATTGCTGCTCGGTTTCCACCTGTAATGTGGGACCAAAAGAAAAAACAGGGAAAATAAAGAGAAGGCTAAGGGGAGGAGCGAAACCACCCAAACCCTACAATGGTGGTACGGGTCTTGATTGTGAAAAGCAGTAGAAGGAGGAaaggagaggaagagagagagagaagagataGAGAAACTAAGTTGTGGGAGAAaaggagagggagagagaggtGCTGCCAACTTACCTGGGGTGACCTCCGGTGGTCACTGGCCGGAAAAAATCAGAGGTCAGGTCAGATGATGTTACCGTTGGgtgaagagagaggagagagaagagagagaggagcgatGATGTTACGAAATCATGTATGCAACTGTCATAAATGGACTTAGCAAAAGGAACCATACCTAAAAACCCTTTAGTTTACTCTGAAggccagaaaagaataataaattaattaatttaaaaaaatatataagtaaattaaacaaacAGACAAAAAGTAATGAGGAAAAAAAAGtacttactactaagtagtaaattagaaattagagtaatactttttagtcttagaatttatattatgtttaatttcttttgaaagTGATCTGGattagtgataaaaaataataatttatagtatttgttctcttgaattttttcttctatgatatgaaTTTGAGCAAGAATGGgtggtagaagattctatttcatattgcaaatGTTTCATGTTCAAATGGTACCAAAAATCACTCAGAAAATGTTAtttcaaaagaagaaaaaacttaAAGGGCTGGCCCGTCCTGATCCTCGGTGCGCTTAGGGCTGGGTTAGGCTGCTATTTTGTaggcccttcaattaaaagggTTAGCCCGTCCTAGCCCATTCAATTCTTTAGCCCTTTAGGGCTGGATTAGGTTGGGTTGGGCCAATCCATTTTGACACCTCTATATACATACACGCTTACCATCTCTTCCAATTTATGGACCTATGCCTACCAGGGGAGAGATCGGTCTAtgttacacaattttttttttttggttagatGATCAATTCACAGAAATGGATAAATAAAATGCAAAATTTGGTTTCATAATctattacaaaaatataaatttgaTTCTATAACACATTTAAGAGGAAATcactaaaaaaaaataacataGGGAACCTGCAAATAACACGCAAAACGTATTtattggattttttttaaaagaacatTCTTCTATTATTATTTATAACTAAAACCCACTAACCGCTTTCTGTACCGGACTTCTAAACAGATATTCCATACTCCATCACTTTCATTTGTCTCTCAACTGGGTAGGCCATCTTCTTCCGATTCTTGCAATTCTCTTCGAACAAAATCTGATTTTCTGCATAAGTTTTGTTTCTGCAATGTGCATTTCCAATGGATATTTTCCATGTTTGTAACTAATACCTTCCTTTATTGAATATGAAAGTCTGCATTTCTACCTTACTATATTGAATCCGGAAGATGAAAGTATTGTAGTACCTCACTATATCTAATGCGAATGATGAATAAATTCTGATTTTCTATTATTATTTTTGCTTCTTGCAATCTGTATTTCAAAATGTGTTAAAATTGATACAAGAAAAAGTCTCGTAAGTAATATCTTCCTTTCTTGAATATGAAAGTCTGCATTTCTACCTCACTATATTGAATCCGGAAGATGAACAAATGCCAATACATGCAAAAGTATTGTAGTATCTCACTATATCTAATATGAATGATGAATAAATTCTGATTTTCTGTTATTATTTTTGCTTCCCGCAATCTATATTTCAAAATGTGTTAAAATTTATACAAGAAAAAGTCTTGTAATTAATACCTTCCTTTCTTGAATATGAAAGTCTACATTTCTACCTTACTATATTGAATTCGGAAGATGAACAAATGCCAATACATGCAAAAGTATTGTAGTGATGAATAAATTCTAATTTTCTGTTATTATTTTGCTTCCTGCAATCTGTGTTTCAAAATGGGTTAAAATTAATACAAGAAAAAGTCTTGTAATTAATACCTTCCTTTCTTGAATACGAAAGTCTGCATTTCTACCTTACTATATTGAATCCGGAAGATGAACAAATGTCTAATTTTCTAATCTAATAAACTTCCTGTAATCTACATTCCTAGAGAGTATTTTGTGTTAAATGCCTTTGTTTTCTTGTGattgatgattttcttatgtttaACCCAATTCATGTAGGATCTACACAATGGCTAAGCAAAGTACTTTCGGATTTGCAGTATTCCTTTTTGGGGTTCTTTTTTTTCAAGCTTTATGTCACGTCTTTAGTCTTCAACTAAGtgcacgtgcggcacttgacagctcgctcacgttcttgcacaacttgctcacgatcttgctatgccaagtcatcCTAGATTACTACACTTAAGATCACTAAGGGAATAGTAGGTGAATAAGACAAGAGAAATTTTCTAGAAGGAAGTTTTTTATTATAGAAGAGTTGATTGATTTTTGCTTGATGGTTTACAAATGTATgcccctctatttatactactcacctaggggcTAATGGATAAATAATAATTGTTATACAAGTCCCTCTATATTTACAAGTATGTCCCCTCTCTAGAATTCTCTACATGCCTAGAATATTCTAAGGCTTCTCAAGAAAGTCTTCCTAAATATTTTATAAAAATCTAGAGTCTCTCCAAGAAAACTCTCCATGGCTCTAGAATCTTCTCATAAATGCTAGCATCTTTGCCATATAAGCAttcacatgtctaaaatatgtGCTTATGTGGCAAGATGACTTGGAAGGTCATCACATTCTCCCCCACCTGATGTTGCGACGACCGCAGCGCATTGCTGTAacataaactctagaatcttaTCTTTAAATTGCCATAAGTCTTCGTAACGCTCCCATGTGGCCTCTTCCGGTGGTTGCCCCTTCCAATGGACGAGGAACATGGTGGTGGATTTCTGCCCTTGTTTTCCCCTGGCCTGGTAATCAATGATAGCCTCAATTTCTCGATCATGAGAGACGGTGATGGTAATCGGCGCCCGACTCGACTGACCTCGGCTGGGATCATCCTTGTCTTCATGGTATAGCTTAAGCACGCTAGTGTGGAAGACGGGGTGAATCTTAAGATGAGGCGGTAACTCCAACTTATATGAGATCTTACCCACCTTGGCAACGATCCTAAACGGCCCCTCATACTTCCGTACCAAGTTCTGGTGCACGTCCTGTAGTGTCTTAAACTGCCTCGGATTAAACTTCACCAAAACCATATCTCCAGCCTTATAATCTGTGGGACGACGCTTACGGTCAGCAAACTTCATCATCTTCTTTGCTGCCTTATTCAAGTAGAACTTAGCAGTGTCAAGCTGCTCCTCGAACCCCTTGGCCATATGGTAAGCCCCCAAACTCTTCCCCTCGAACGCTGCCGGTAGTGAATATGGAGTTTGTGGTTGCCGGCCTATGGCTAGCTCAAATGGTGTCTGTCCTGTGGACTCACTTCGTTGCAGGTTATAGGAGAACTGGGCTAGGTCTATGAGCCTTGCCCAATCCTTCTGGTATGCACTCACATAATGCCTCAAATAACACTCCAATAAGGCATTGACCCGTTCTGTTTGTCCATCCGTTTGCGGGTGGAAACTAGTGGAAAAGTGTAGCTCCGTTCAAAGTATGTCGAAAAACTCCCTCCAAAAGTTCCCAGTGAAGCGGGGGTCTCGATCACTGATGATATGTCTTGGTAAGCCCCAATATTTCACCACGTTCTTGAAGAATAGTTTGGCGGCTTCCTTAGCTGTACATCCTGGTGAAATAGGCATGAAAGTGGCATACTTCGAAAATCTATCCACGACCACCATGATAGTTTCATAACCGTCAGACTTCGGTAGACAGGTGATAAAGTCCATAGTCACGCTCTCCCATGGACGCTCCGCTATTGGTAGTGGCTCTAAAAGTATTTCGGGCTGCCTTTGCTCAACCTTGTCTTGTTGGCACACAAGACAAGTCTGCACATAACACTCTATGTCCTCACGCATGCGCGGCCAATAATAGACCGACTCGACCAAATCTCTAGTGCGGCGTTGACCTGGGTAACCAGCCCATAAGGTGTCGTGGCTCTCTTTCATAATACATCGTCTAATATCTCCAAACTTCGGCACGTAGACTCTCCGACCTGTGGTGAGCAATATACCGTCTTCCACCCAAAAGCGCCTCGTCTTCCCCTGGGTGGCTAACTCTATAAGCTGCTTAGTTGTGGGATCATGTTGCATGCCTTCCTTTATAGCCTCTCGTATATCCCAACTTGCTGAATTAATTATAGCAAGCTCGACCTTTCTACTCAAGGCATCGGCTACAACGCTACCCTTGCCCGGCTTATACTCGAACACATAGTCGAACTCAGCCAAGAAATCTTGCCACCTAGCCTATTTTGGTGTGAGCTTCTTCTGTGTCTGGAAGTAGCTAGTGGCCACATTGTCAGTCTTGACCACGAACTTTGACCCCagcaagtaatgtctccatatgcGAAGACAATGCACAATAGCAGTCATCTCCTTCTCTTGCACCGTGTAACGCTGCTCCGTATCGTTCAACTTGCAGTTTTCGAACTCTATAGGATGCCTATCTTTCATTAGGACACCCCCAATGGCAAATTCAGAAGCATCTGTATGCACATCGAACATTTTGCTAAAGTCGGGCAGCGCTAGAACTGGCTCCTCTGTCACGACTGCCTTAAGGTCTTCAAATGCCTTTTGGCAGTGCTCCGTCCACCCCCATGATTTGTTCTTCTTTAACAACTCAATCAAGGGTGTTGCCTTACCATAATAGCCATTGATAAAACGCCAGTAGTAATTAACAAGGCCAAGGAAGGATCTCAACTCAGTTACCCTTGTAGGTGCCTCCCACTCTCTGATAGCTTGTACCTTAGCCTCATCCATGCGTAGCTCGCCATTGCTAATGATATGGCCCAAGAAGTGCACCTTTGATTGTGCAAACTCGCACTTTTCCCTCTTGATGTATAGCTCGTTCTCTCGCAAAACTTGGAAAACCTTTCGTAAGTGTTCCACGTGCTCCCCCAAGGTGTTGTTGTAGATGACTATATCATCCAAGTATACTACCACCAACTGATCCAGGTAGGGATGAAAGATCTCATTCATGAGAGTGCAAAATGTAGCGGGTGCGTTGGTTAACCCGAAGGCCATCACCAACCACTCGAAGGCTCGGTACCTTGTCACACAGTCTGTCTTTGGTTTGTCCCCTTCTGCAATCCGAACCTGGTAGTAACCTTTGCGAAGATCCACCTTGGTAAAGTACTTGGCTTGTCCAAGTCTATCAAATAAGTCGGCAATGAGCAGTATTGGGTACTTGTTCTTCACTGTGACCTTATTAAGTGCCCGATAGTCTATACATAGGCGCAATGATCCATCCTTCTTCTTTTGAAATAACACCGGCGCAACAAAGGGTGCCTTCGATGGGAGAATGTGGCCGGCATCTAGTAACTCCTTTAGTTTTTCCTAAGCTCCTCCAACTCAGGCGGTGCCATGTGAAAAGGGGCAAATGCGGGTGGCTTAGCCCCTGGCTCCAACGCAATTTTATAATCCACCTCACGTCTAGGAGGCAG carries:
- the LOC132637083 gene encoding uncharacterized protein LOC132637083 produces the protein MDALTSHIQGEVPWCMLFSDDIVLIDESWSSVNARLEVWRQTLESKGFKLSRTKTEYLECKFSNGSQVENEDVQLDTQVIAKKESFKYLGSTIQGTGEIDDDVTHRIGAGWMK